Proteins found in one Scomber scombrus chromosome 15, fScoSco1.1, whole genome shotgun sequence genomic segment:
- the sec16a gene encoding protein transport protein Sec16A has protein sequence MQPPPRTGTPGASGPPPSGPNMFRRTRPHKHTAAATASMPPATQPMTDPFAFVRAPPPMAAGGPPTIPNSNPPPMQAPPNTMYSQAGSGLSPQPHTLEGVPAAPLGPPQSSLPGVTLFNPHGAASPGVYPAPSPTGYASPHTEQGYFNSREQMPPMATEPQPVASPPAPSQTPLNQDFRGQPPPQPVPFQPVPPTASSSQWPPDHGSRPPSVQNYFQPTSDPPSQPFIMPPQNPVYPSHAPSPHHSAPTPPTQHGHSQTQAPLPPQNPLNAPSYQWPDPNAPQPHNSHFQTQSYFSQSSASHDSWFNQPPQDSGYHQMGTGFGPPQPQPQPQHDSPGSQHGSNAGPGTSPAPAPLPYSQESGTISMFFKDNDVENEETLAGDRNKAVNGVPESFQHHSNPQAAPQAYTGHADAPLDYQGASLQDQSHLPYMIDVNHASQGNTQKPPDSQYDHVENLECVPNMEVLPSETHGSPPAAAAAAHGVDTFEAGPNLETPDSIPRPMRSASVSSNYSNMSHGSGTGTSTRRHQGVVGTFIQQESPRLTDEANLSAAAGGYFEQIDTSPAGDTGAQQSSVEQMWPHTPSPPKPTGIFQASANSSFEPVRSHGVGVRPVEVDRAKMVAEGGGDSVPGNLEQPPDNMENIYGPGHPLPAGAASGAPHPTHPVVHSHSRPSSRAYVASRPCESPATTLWAQNDPTSLSANILLAPAAPTVLAPLREPSADVIQPPEDGPLDLQPSQRIPPTSQQHSENLENPPKVTKDAQQGLRVEGNAPVQTPASLSTPQVPPAPFQAAAISQQQPTEPPKTSDSQAAPQGQNDAPPVPVSGAQHPPGHYPPPAQRPPTAGSVPPSAAPGPPGPQGPVPPGASQPAPTEPPRPPSSAGSQHSYGPHPAVPGQVYGGYYGNYGEYPDGRAPYPPGQYPPQPGDPRLQQYYDGQYRNRADPWYGRYEGQNPAYRDPNYQYREPQPERPSSRTSQYSDRPSSRQGYPENYPRANRSAYSYADYAEYAKHYNYAGYNYGQYDPRYRGYYDQSYWYDDAYRGRDGYYNQRPYTGRKEGYENQWMYYPGYDASFDDEYRGEMCGDEFDRRSIHSEQSAQSVHSSHSQHSRRSSFSSRSQQSQVYRSQPDLVSAVYDTTASTMAVDYSYVHYPDQTDPAQNCSQYMFPSEYNADSTWNAPEQPPPRPATPEKFTIPHRCARFGPGGHLVQVLPNLPSAGQPALVDIHNLETMLQDTQDQAELRSFPGPLVKEETHKVDVIKFSQNKALECSRDNNLLDRDSARLLWDFIMLLCRQNGTVVGTDIADLLLKEHRSVWLPGKSPNEANLIDFNNEPLARAEEEPGAGPLSLLSDTFMTVPENVGKETERFRELLLFGRKKDALEAAMKGGLWGHALLLASKMDNRTHARVMTRFANSLPINDPLQTVYQLMSGRMPASATCCGEEKWGDWRPHLAMVLSNLTHTLDLDTRTITTMGDTLASKGLIDAAHFCYLMAQVGLGVFTKKSTKMVLIGSNHSFPFYQFASNEAIQRTEAYEYAQSLGSQPCLLPNFQVFKLIYACRLAEVGLSAQAFHYCEVISRTVLMQPSYYSPIFISQIIQMSEKLRFFDPQLKEKPEQELFNEPEWLIHLRQLDGQIRTGVITYNADRATPTQFTCSSPSSDLDQPSPPEPYTMPLELDGPTPDNPLMSSLLPGHPPQGVQLMPPAPTSILQDGMAPPQPLPHNDMPQFYPVPPVGPPGPMSGYPPQDPGFAPLPFQPQHDQPEMYPGPHQQPCPPPSQMGQMSPHMPPQMPHSPTQMNHPPPQMPQHMPPSPGHMPHFEQSPYMPPEMQAAQPMPSSPHRSSLTPQRDFYDHMAQMGPGRRSRSTSQSSMHMPSGRRSRTTSESSTHSGGRERSNSAIKQASPPPPSIPEQPRKEEAKKAKKDSPKKTGGGGGGGGGSWLSWLYRKGKNEAHLPDDKNKSIVWDEQKQKWVDLNEPEEESKPLPPPPPGFPKMAPMPGPGGPAAPGGGPPVNMFSRKAGARSRYVDVLNPSRTVQPGGLAPAPPVDIFAPLAPMPMPANLFVPSSAPDDQQPLEGSEGGNQEQNSPNTSAAPQMFNPTLLPPAPEGPPVADGSQSGESHPAQGAAPTGSVTFYNPAQFAQTSAPSGGGLRSGRLGGQRQYPVMK, from the exons ATGCAGCCCCCTCCTCGGACTGGAACTCCCGGAGCCTCTGGCCCTCCTCCTTCTGGGCCTAATATGTTCCGCAGGACTCGGCCTCACAAGCATACAGCAGCAGCCACAGCCTCAATGCCACCTGCTACCCAACCCATGACAGACCCTTTTGCTTTTGTCAGAGCTCCTCCCCCTATGGCCGCGGGTGGACCCCCGACAATACCAAACAGCAACCCTCCACCAATGCAAGCCCCACCCAACACCATGTACTCTCAGGCTGGCTCAGGTCTGTCtccacaaccacacacactggAGGGTGTCCCTGCTGCTCCACTTGGTCCGCCACAGTCCTCTCTGCCAGGGGTGACCTTGTTCAACCCTCACGGTGCAGCATCACCTGGTGTCTACCCAGCACCAAGTCCCACAGGATACGCGTCCCCACATACTGAGCAGGGCTATTTTAATTCAAGAGAACAGATGCCACCCATGGCCACCGAGCCCCAACCTGTGGCTTCACCCCCAGCTCCTAGTCAGACACCTTTGAACCAGGATTTTCGAGGACAGCCTCCTCCTCAGCCTGTGCCCTTCCAGCCAGTGCCTCCCACCGCCTCCTCTTCTCAATGGCCCCCTGATCACGGAAGTCGCCCCCCTTCAGTTCAGAACTATTTCCAGCCTACAAGTGATCCTCCATCACAGCCTTTTATTATGCCACCACAGAACCCGGTGTACCCCTCCCACGCCCCTTCACCCCATCACAGCGCCCCTACACCCCCGACACAACATGGACATTCCCAGACCCaggctcctcttcctccccagAACCCTTTAAATGCCCCCAGCTATCAATGGCCCGATCCAAATGCACCTCAGCCGCATAACTCTCATTTCCAAACTCAGAGTTATTTCAGTCAGAGCTCTGCATCCCATGACTCTTGGTTTAACCAACCTCCACAGGACTCAGGCTACCACCAAATGGGAACTGGATTTGGCCCACCTCAGCCTCAGCCCCAGCCCCAGCATGACTCTCCTGGATCTCAACATGGGTCCAACGCTGGGCCTGGGACTAGTCCTGCTCCTGCCCCACTTCCATACTCTCAGGAGTCTGGTACAATCTCAATGTTCTTCAAAGATAATGATGTGGAAAATGAGGAAACACTGGCTGGAGACAGAAATAAGGCAGTGAATGGTGTCCCTGAATCCTTTCAGCATCACAGTAACCCACAAGCTGCTCCACAAGCCTACACTGGCCATGCAGACGCTCCTCTGGATTATCAAGGAGCTTCTCTGCAAGATCAGTCACACCTACCTTACATGATTGATGTTAATCATGCCTCACAAGGAAATACCCAAAAGCCCCCTGATTCCCAGTACGACCATGTGGAGAATTTGGAATGTGTCCCAAACATGGAGGTATTACCTAGTGAAACCCACGGCAgccctcctgctgctgctgctgcagcccaTGGAGTAGACACATTTGAAGCTGGTCCTAACTTAGAGACTCCAGATTCTATTCCACGACCAATGAGATCTGCCAGCGTGTCGTCCAACTACAGCAACATGAGCCATGGAAGTGGAACCGGAACCAGCACTCGTCGACACCAGGGGGTAGTAGGTACCTTTATTCAGCAGGAAAGCCCTCGTCTCACTGATGAAGCTAACCTATCCGCTGCCGCTGGAGGCTACTTTGAGCAGATTGACACTTCCCCAGCTGGAGATACGGGTGCACAACAGAGCTCCGTGGAGCAGATGTGGCCTCATACACCTAGCCCCCCAAAACCAACCGGTATCTTTCAGGCCAGTGCTAACAGCTCTTTTGAACCTGTGCGCTCACATGGGGTAGGAGTGCGTCCCGTTGAAGTTGATAGAGCTAAAATGGTAGCGGAGGGTGGCGGCGATTCTGTACCCGGCAACCTGGAGCAGCCACCAGATAATATGGAAAATATCTATGGGCCAGGACACCCCTTACCTGCTGGGGCTGCGAGTGGTGCACCCCATCCGACGCATCCAGTGGTTCATTCTCACTCCCGACCTTCATCCCGTGCTTATGTTGCCAGTCGGCCCTGTGAGAGCCCTGCCACAACTCTGTGGGCTCAGAATGATCCTACTAGCTTAAGCGCTAACATCCTTCTAGCTCCTGCTGCTCCAACAGTTCTTGCCCCTTTACGAGAGCCAAGTGCTGATGTCATCCAGCCTCCAGAGGATGGCCCATTGGACCTCCAGCCTTCACAGAGAATCCCACCAACTTCACAGCAACATTCAGAGAACCTTGAGAACCCACCAAAG GTCACCAAAGATGCTCAGCAGGGGTTAAGAGTGGAAGGGAATGCCCCTGTCCAGACCCCGGCCTCTTTATCTACTCCACAGGTACCACCAGCACCCTTCCAAGCAGCTGCCATTTCACAGCAGCAACCAACTGAACCTCCTAAGACATCAGATTCTCAGGCTGCACCACAGGGACAAAATGATGCTCCTCCTGTTCCAGTGAGTGGAGCACAACATCCCCCTGGCCATTATCCACCTCCAGCGCAGAGGCCGCCCACTGCAGGGAGTGTCCCTCCTTCTGCTGCTCCAGGGCCTCCAGGGCCTCAGGGGCCAGTTCCTCCAGGGGCCTCACAGCCAGCTCCTACAGAGCCACCTCGACCACCCTCCTCTGCGGGCAGCCAGCACAGCTACGGGCCCCATCCTGCAGTGCCAGGGCAGGTGTATGGAGGCTATTATGGTAACTATGGAGAATACCCGGATGGCAGAGCACCTTATCCTCCTGGCCAGTACCCACCTCAACCTGGGGATCCTAGACTACAGCAATATTAT gaTGGTCAGTATAGGAACAGAGCAGATCCTTGGTATGGAAGATATGAAGGGCAGAACCCAGCCTACCGTGATCCAAACTACCAGTACAGAGAGCCTCAGCCTGAGCGACCCAGCTCCAGAACCAGTCAGTATTCTGACAGACCTTCATCCAG GCAAGGCTATCCTGAGAATTACCCCAGAGCAAACCGAAGTGCCTATAGTTATGCGGATTATGCAGAATATGCCAAGCACTATAATTATGCAG GATACAACTATGGACAGTATGACCCTCGATACAGAGGATACTATGATCAGTCCTACTGGTATGATGACGCCTACAGAGGCAGAGATGGCTACTATAATCAGCGTCCGTATACTGGCAG GAAAGAAGGCTACGAAAACCAGTGGATGTACTATCCTGGTTATGATGCCAGTTTTGATGATGAGTACCGTGGAGAAATGTGTGGAGATGAGTTTGACCGACGCAGCATCCACAGCGAGCAGTCGGCACAAAGTGTGCACAGCTCCCATAGCCAGCACAGCAGACGAAGCAGCTTCAGCTCACGGTCTCAACAG AGCCAGGTGTACAGGAGCCAGCCTGACTTAGTGTCAGCAGTCTATGACACCACAGCATCCACTATGGCTGTGGACTACTCCTATGTACATTACCCAGACCAGACTGACCCTGCACAGAACTGCAGTCAGTACATGTTTCCCTCTGAGTACAATGCAGATAGCACTTGGAACGCCCCTGAACAAC CTCCCCCTCGTCCTGCAACCCCAGAGAAGTTCACTATACCCCATCGTTGTGCCCGCTTTGGACCCGGTGGTCATCTGGTCCAAGTTCTGCCCAATCTCCCCTCAGCTGGGCAGCCTGCTCTCGTTGATATTCACAACTTGGAG acCATGCTGCAGGATACCCAGGACCAGGCAGAACTGCGAAGCTTCCCTGGACCTCTTGTTAA GGAGGAGACCCATAAGGTGGACGTGATCAAGTTCTCCCAGAACAAAGCGCTTGAGTGTTCCCGTGACAACAACCTCTTGGACAGAGATTCTGCTCGCCTACTTTGGGACTTCATTATGCTCCTCTGTAGACAGAACGGG ACTGTGGTCGGCACAGACATCGCTGACCTCCTGCTGAAGGAGCATCGGTCTGTCTGGCTGCCAGGCAAGAGTCCTAATGAAGCGAACTTGATTGATTTTAACAATGAACCTCTGGCACGAGCTGAGGAGGAGCCGGGAGCTGGACCGCTATCCCTCCTATCGGATACCTTCATGACTGTGCCAGAGAACGTTGGCAAGGAAACTGAACGCTTCagggagctgctgctgtttggccGCAAGAAG GATGCACTCGAAGCAGCTATGAAGGGAGGCCTCTGGGGCCATGCCCTGCTGTTGGCCAGTAAGATGGACAACAGGACACATGCACGTGTCATGACAAG GTTTGCCAACAGTTTGCCTATCAATGACCCTCTTCAGACAGTGTACCAGCTGATGTCGGGGAGGATGCCTGCATCAGCTACT TGCTGCGGAGAGGAAAAGTGGGGCGACTGGCGCCCTCACCTGGCCATGGTGCTGTCGAACCTCACACACACCCTGGACCTGGATACTCGGACAATCACCACCATGGGTGACACTCTCG CTTCCAAGGGGCTGATTGATGCGGCACACTTCTGCTACTTGATGGCTCAAGTTGGTTTGGGAGTTTTCACAAAGAAGAGCACCAAGATGGTTCTGATTGGCTCCAACCACAG TTTCCCCTTTTACCAATTTGCAAGCAATGAAGCAATCCAAAGGACTGAGGCCTATGAGTATGCTCAGTCTCTGGGCTCCCAGCCATGTTTACTGCCTAATTTCCAg GTGTTCAAGTTGATCTATGCATGCCGCTTGGCTGAAGTGGGCCTGAGTGCTCAGGCCTTCCACTACTGTGAAGTTATCTCTAGGACTGTCCTCATGCAGCCATCCTACTACTCTCCTATTTTTATTAGCCAAATCATACAG ATGTCTGAAAAGCTGCGGTTCTTTGACCCACAACTGAAAGAGAAGCCAGAGCAGGAGCTGTTCAATGAGCCTGAATGGCTGATCCACCTCCGACAGCTGGATGGACAGATTAGG ACGGGGGTGATTACTTACAATGCAGACAGAGCAACTCCTACACAGTTCACCTGCAGCAGTCCCAGCTCTGACTTGGACCAGCCCAGTCCACCTGAACCTTACACCATGCCGCTGGAGCTGGATGGCCCCACCCCTGACAACCCACTAATGAGCTCATTACTACCAGGGCATCCACCACAGGGAGTACAGCTGATGcctccag cacCCACCTCTATCCTCCAAGATGGGATGGCCCCACCTCAGCCCTTACCCCACAATGATATGCCCCAGTTCTACCCAGTGCCCCCCGTTGGACCACCAGGACCCATGTCAGGCTACCCTCCGCAGGATCCCGGCTTCGCCCCGCTTCCCTTCCAGCCTCAACACGACCAGCCTGAAATGTATCCAGGACCTCATCAACAGCCGTGTCCCCCACCTTCTCAAATGGGCCAAATGTCACCACATATGCCCCCTCAGATGCCGCATTCACCTACACAGATGAACCACCCGCCACCCCAGATGCCACAACACATGCCTCCTTCTCCGGGGCACATGCCGCATTTTGAGCAGTCGCCCTACATGCCACCAGAGATGCAGGCGGCACAACCGATGCCGTCCTCCCCACACAGGAGCTCCCTCACACCTCAGAGGGACTTCTATGACCACATGGCTCAAATG GGTCCCGGAAGGCGATCCAGGTCTACTTCGCAGTCTTCGATGCATATG CCTTCAGGACGCCGTTCTCGCACCACCTCTGAGTCCTCCACTCACTCTGGTGGAAGAGAGCGGAGCAACTCAGCTATCAAGCAGGCCTCTCCACCCCCACCTTCTATTCCTGAGCAGCCCCGCAAAGAAGAGGCCAAGAAGGCCAAGAAAGACTCCCCGAAAAAG ACtggtggtggcggtggtggcGGCGGCGGCAGCTGGCTGAGCTGGCTCTATAGGAAGGGAAAGAATGAGGCTCACCTGCcagatgacaaaaacaaatct attGTGTGGGATGAACAGAAGCAGAAATGGGTCGACTTGAACGAGCCAGAGGAGGAG AGTAAgcccctcccaccaccacctcctggGTTCCCCAAAATGGCTCCAATGCCTGGCCCTGGAGGACCTGCCGCACCGGGTGGTGGTCCTCCTGTCAACATGTTCTCCAGGAAGGCAG GCGCAAGGAGCAGATACGTGGATGTTCTGAATCCCAGTAGAACGGTTCAACCAGGTGGATTAGCTCCTGCCCCTCCTGTGGACATCTTTGCTCCTCTGGCACCGATGCCCATGCCCGCTAACCTATTTGTGCCTAGTTCAG CTCCTGACGATCAACAACCTCTGGAGGGCAGCGAAGGAGGAAATCAGGAGCAGAATTCACCAAATACCAGCGCTGCTCCACAG ATGTTCAACCCGACGTTGCTACCACCTGCCCCAGAGGGTCCTCCCGTGGCTGATGGGTCACAGTCTGGGGAG AGTCATCCTGCCCAGGGAGCTGCACCCACTGGAAGTGTCACCTTTTATAACCCTGCACAGTTTGCACAG acAAGTGCACCATCAGGAGGAGGACTCCGCTCTGGTCGTTTGGGCGGCCAACGCCAGTACCCAGTGATGAAGTAA